CTTGGTCAGAAAGAATTGCACAATCATTTGTTTTGCGTCATCCCGGCTCAGTAACTTATGATAAATACATGACAAAAAATAATTGGAATTATGAGCAAGGCGTTATGCTTGAAGCAATGAAAAAAATGTATGAATTTACCGGCGATTTACAATATTATAAATTCATTAAAGAAAATATTAATCAATTTGTTAATGATAATGGTGAAATTAAAACTTATAAAATTTCAGAGTTTAATATAGATCACATCAATGCCGGAAGGGCTTTGCTGTATTTGTATGAAAATGAAAAATTAGAAAAATATAAATTTGCAATTGATTCTTTACGAAAACAAATTGAATTACATCCAAGAACGTTAAGTGGAGGATTTTGGCATAAAAAAATTTATCCATATCAAATGTGGCTTGATGGACTTTTTATGGCTCAACCTTTTTATGCAAATTATTCACAACAATTTAAAGAAGATAATTTTGATGATATTTTCAAGCAATTTAATTTGATGTATGAAAAAACTTTTGATGAAAAAACCGAATTACTTCATCATGCATGGAATGAAAATAAAGAACAAAAATGGGCAGATAAAGTAACCGGAAAATCTCAACATTTTTGGGGAAGATCAATCGGCTGGTATTTAATGGCAATTGTGGAAACACTTGATATTATTGATGAAAATGATAGTCGTAGAAATAATTTAATAAATATTTTGCAAAATGTTTCTGAAGCATTGTTAAAATTTAGAGATTGCAAAACCGGTTTATGGTATCAAATAATTGATATGCCCGAACGAGAAGGAAATTATTTGGAAGCTTCATGTGCAGCAATGTTTACTTATGTCTTTGCAAAAGGTGTAAATAAAAATTATTTGGATAAAAAGTTTTTAGTTATTGCAAAAGAGAATTTTTATTCAATAATTGAATATCATGTTAAAATTGATGAGAACGGTTTTGTAAATCTTTTTAATACTTGTGCTGCTGCCGGATTAGGCGGAAAGCCTTATCGCGATGGTTCTTTTGCATATTACATCAGTGAACCAACACGAATAAATGATTTTAAAGGTTACGGTCCGCTTATTTATTCTGCAATTGAATTAGAGAAAGCAAAAGTTTTGAGTAAATAATTTTTATGAAATTTATTACAGAAATAAAATGACAAGTAAATCAATAAGATTAAGTGATATAGCGGAGAAATTAAATGTTTCTACCGTAACGGTTTCCAAAGCTTTAAGAAATCATCCGGATATTTCTCCTCAGACAAAGAAAATGATTTCAAAAGCTGCTGCCGAAATGGGATATACTCCGAATTTCATGGCAAGAAATTTATCATCAAGAAAATCCAATACAATTGGAATTGTTGTTCCCAAAATTGCACATTTCTTTTTTGGATCAATCATTGAATCAATATATGATATTGCATTTAAAAACGGTTATGAAATTATTTTAACTGTTTCTCAAGAAAACGAAGAACGAGAAAAAAAACATATTCAAACTCTACTTTCTATGCGGGTTGATGGAATTATAATTTCAATTTCACAAGAAACAAAAAATTATGAAATTTTTGAAACTGTTAAATCCCGCGGAATACCAATTGTATTCATTGATAGAATTCCGCAAATCCCCAATATTGATACCGTTTTTGTTGATGATAGAGGCGGTGCATTTAGAGCTGTTGAACATATTATAAAATTAGGATACAAAAAAATTGGGCACTTTGCCGGTTATTCGGAAATTAATATTGGTCGACAAAGATATCTTGGATTTGAGGATTCAATGAAAAAATATAATCTTCCAATTAAAAAAGAGTGGGTTTGTCATGGTGGGTTTGGAGAAAAATATGGTTACGATGCATTCATGAGATTATATAAAGAAAATAATTTACCTGATGTAATTTTCTCAGTTACTTATCCAGTTGCGCTTGGAATTTATATGGCAGCAAGTGAAGTTAATGTAAGAATTCCGGATGAGATTGATGTTATTTGTTTTGGTGATGCAAAAGTTCAAAAGTTTCTTTCACCACCGTTGAGTTGTATTACTCAACCGACAAATTTAATTGCAGAGAAATCGATGGAAATTTTATTAAATAGAATTAATTATCCCGAAGAAAAACCTAGTCAAAATATTGAAATTCCAACAGAATTGGTTATTCGCGGAACTTGTAAAACATTTAATAAAAAATGATCAATTCCAACAATTATATTGAAATAAAACAAAATACAATTTATCTAAGTTTTGTATTGCTTTTAATTTTTATTTGCTTTAGTTGTTCAACAAATTCAATTGAACAAAATATCGATTGGAATTATGCTAACGAAATAATTTCGCAAATTGAAATTCCAAAATTTCCGAAAAAAAATTATAATGTAATAGAATTCGGTGCAAAATCAGATTTATTATTTGATAGCAAATTAGCTATACAGAATGCGATTGATAAATGCAATGAAAATGGAGGCGGAAAAGTTATAATTCCAGAGGGAAAATATTTTTGCGCCGGATCAATATTTATAAAAAGTGATGTAAATCTTCATCTTGAAAAAGATTCAGAGATTATTTTTAGTACAAACTCAAGAGATTATCTTCCACTTGTTTTGTCACGTTGGGAAGGAGTTGAGTTATATAATTACTCGGCACTTATTTATGCAAAGGATCAAAAAAATATTGCAATTACCGGTGAAGGAATTTTAAATGGAAATTCCAACAATAAAAATTGGTGGTGGTGGAAAGGTAAAAAAGAATATGGATTTAAAGATGGAATGCCGTCTCAGCTTGATAGTTTAAACCGACCATTATTGCTTAAAATGAATAATAAAAATATAAATCTTGAACAAAGAATTTTTGGTGAAGGAAAATATTTGCGACCAAATTTTCTTCAAACAATAAATTGTAAAGATATATTGATTGAAAATGTAACTTTTCTTGATTCACCAATGTGGTTTTTGAATCCGGTTCTTTCAGAAAATATTACAGTTAGAGGAATTACTGTTAAAGGCAAAGGACCTAATAATGACGGGCTTGATCCTGAATCATGTAAAAATGTTTTAATCGAAAATTGCGATTTTGATACTGGTGATGATTGCATTGCCATTAAATCTGGAAGAAATAATGACGGAAGAAGAATCAATATTCCATCGGAAAATATTGTTATTAGAAATTGTAAAATGAAAGACGGACACGGAGGAATTGTAATCGGCAGTGAAATTTCCGGTGGGTGTAAAAATATTTTTGTAGAAAATTGCAAAATGGATAGTCCTAATTTAGAACGGGCACTTCGTCTCAAGACCAATAAATTTCGCGGTGGAATTATAGAGAACATTTTTATGAAAGATTGCACAATCGGTGAAGTTTTCGAAGCTGTTGTAAAATTAAATTTAAAATATGATGAAAAAACTGAAAGTGGTGATATTCACTTTCCCATTGTAAAAAATATTTTTATAGAAAATATAAATAGTAAAAAAAGTAAATACGCGTTTTATTTTGATGGTTTGGAACAATCGCAAATTGAAAATATTTATATTAAAAATTCCAACTTAAACGGCGTATCAGAAAAAAGTATTCTTAATAATGTGAAAAATATTTCAATGGAAAATGTTTTTATAAATAATGATATATATAAAAATTAAAATGGTGAAGAAATGATCAAAAATATTGCCAAAATTATTTTGTTAATTATTTTATCAATAAATATTTCTGCCCAAAATACAGAATTTAATCTTTATGAAGAAATAAACATTGATGTTACTAATCCCACAAATATTGAGCGAAATGATGAATTGGTTTCGATCTATATCGATGATCTGAAAACGGTTAGAAGTAATTTCAACAAAGAAGCATTTATAATTTATCAAAACGAGAATGAAATTCCTTCTCAGCTTAATAACGATGATTTTGCATGCAACTTAATTTTTGTATACAATTTCAAACCGAATGAATCAAAAACATTTTCAGTGAAATATTTAGAAAATGGAAAATTAAGAAGAGATTATAAAAATAGAACTTATGCTGAATTAGCAATGAAGTTTGATGCAATTTACAAGGATAAAAAATTTAACGGAGATCGTTTTCAAAATTTTACAAAAGTTGTAGTTCCAAAAATACATACAGACCACGATGCTCTATTTAAATATGAAGGTCCAGGTTGGGAATCGGAAAAAGTTGGCTATAGATTTTATCTCGATTGGAGAAATGCGACTGATATTTTCGGGAAAAAAAATAATGAATTAATTTTGCACAAAGTCGGAATTAATGATGTAATTGCAAACGATGATTCATATCATAATATGCAAGAATGGGGAATGGATATTTTTAAAGTCGGCAATAGTTTGGGAATTGGTTCAATTGGAATGATGAATAATAATAAAATTGAAATGTTACACAAAACCGATGATGTAATTTGCGAAATAACTCATAACGGACCAATACTTTCCGAAGTGAAAACAAATTATAAAGGCTGGCTTGTTGGTGAAAATAAATTTGATGTTGTTTCAAAATATTCTATTTCTGCCGGAAGCAGAATTACAAAATCGAATTTGCTAGTTTATGAAAATGCAGAAAATATTACAACTGGTTTAGCAAAACATGCTAATGCTGAGTTTATTAAATCAAATCAAAATGGCGATTGGAATTATTTTGCACTCTATGGAAATCAAACTTTAAATAATGATAATGTTGGGATTGTTCTATTTTATAAAAATTCTGATTTAATAAATCAAGGTGAAGATGAATTAAATTATTTCGTTTCGTTAAAACCCAACAATAAAAAAGTTGAATATGCCATTGCAGCCGCATGGGAGCTTGAGAAGAACGGAATTAAAAATAAAATAGAATTCGAAAAATATATAAATGATGAATTAACAAAATTGAATAATCCATTAAAAGTTGAAATAAAATAGAGAATTTAAATGAGTGAATTTATTTTGAATGAAGACAGATTTTTTGATGCGAATCCGGCAATTAGAAATATTGCTCGTGAATTATATTTTGAAGTAAAAGATTTACCAATTGTAAGTCCGCACGGACATGTTGAACCAAAAATATTTGTTGAAAATAAACCTTTTCCAAATCCAACCGAATTATTTATAACTCCAGATCATTATGTTTTTAGAATGTTATATTCGCAAGGAATTTCTTTAGAAGAATTGGATATTCCTCAAAAAGATGGAAGCAGATTAGGAAAGGATCCAAGAAAAGTATGGCAGATTTTTGCTGAAAATTATTTTTTATTTGCGGGAACGCCCTCCGGCGTTTGGTTAGATTATGAATTTAACAAAGTGTTTGGAATCAAAGAAAAATTAAACGGAAGAAATGCTCAGAAAATTTATGATGATATTAATGAAAAATTACAAACTCCGGAATTTTTACCAAGAAATTTATTTAAGCAGTTTAAAATAGAAGTTTTATCTACTACTGATGCTGCAACTGATCAATTGGAAAATCATAAGAAAATTAAAGAATCCGGTTGGGAAGGAAAAATTGTTCCGTGTTTTAGACCGGATGGACTTACAAATCTTTTAAATCCAAATTGGAAAAATGAAATTGCTGAACTTGAAAAATTAACATCACTCGAAATAAATAATTATAAAAATTTCATTTCTGCTCTTGAAATGAGAAGAGAATATTTCAAGAAAAATGATGCTACATCTACTGATCATGGAGTTGTTTCACCAAATACACATAAGTTAAGCCAAAATGAAGCCGATGAAATATTTTCGCGTGCATTACAAAATAATGTGAACGAAAAAGACGCTAATTTATTTACTGCAAATATGTTGATGGAAATGGCACGTATGAGTTGTGAAGATGGTTTAACAATGCAGATTCATGCGGGTTCAAATCGAAATCATAATAAATTAATTTTTGATAAATATGGCGCTGATAAAGGCTGCGATATTCCGAAGCAGACAGAGTACACAAATAATTTACAAGAATTGTTGAACACTTACGGTAATAATCAAAATTTTACGGTAATTGTTTTTACGCTTGATGAAACAAATTATGCAAGAGAATTAGCGCCGCTTGCCGGACATTATCCCGCAATGAAATTAGGCCCAGCATGGTGGTTTCATGATAGTATTGAAGGCATGACTCGTTACCGCCAAAATATTACGGAAACAGCCGGTTTTTATAATACGGTAGGATTTAATGATGATACTCGTGCGTTTGTTTCTATTCCAGCACGACATGATGTTGCTCGTAGAGTTGATTCAAATTTCTTAGCCGGATTGGTTGCCAAACATATTATCAGCATTGGTGATGCACAAATATTAATTAAAGAATTAACTTATAATTTGGTTAAAAAAGCATATAAATTATAAAGGTATGAAAATGATATTGGATAAAATTATTGAGTTAAAAGAAGCTGCAAAAAATGGTAATAATGATTTATTGAAGTTAGAAAATTTAATTGGCGAAGAAATATTTATCTATCCCAAATCTATAAATCATTTAGGAGAAGTAACGTTTTTTATTGGAAAGAAAAATAACGAGAAATATCTTTTTTTAGGTTGCAAAAATAATTCAGAATTTATGGAGAATTTTGAAGGTAATAATTACGATTTGTCTGATATAAATATTTTACTAAAACAATGTCCGTTAAATCATAATAATGCAATTCAGCTTCAAAAAATATTTCCTTTTACAAAACCAATTTTATTGGGTCTATCAAATTCATTTGGACTTGGCGATAGAATTGGCTTAGCAAATCCGGCTCACATTCGAGCTTTAGAAGGAAGTGATTTTAAACCAATTATTGCTCAGCAATCAATTCGTGAATTAACAAGAACTCAAAGAACTCCAGATGAAGTTATGGATGCGGCAATCTGGGCAGTTTTTCAAGAAGGTTATAAAAACGGATTTGGTGCAGATGCAGATCATTTAAAAACTATTGAAGATATTGACTTGATGATCAATGCCGGATTTACAATGTTTACATTTGATCCCGGTGAATTTGTTATAAATGAAGCAGATTCTATTTCAATTGATGAGCTTGAGAAAAAATCAAATGATTTAAATTGGGAAAAATTAGAAGATACTTTTTCAAATTTAATAAATCGTTATTCTCACATTGAATTCGATTTGAAGGAAGGATTGATTATTCATCCCACTTATGAAAATGTTCTTCGAGCTATTGTAAAATATGGAAATGCAATTGCTCACATCAAATATTTATTTGATCATTTGAGCAAAAAATATTCTCATCTTCCATATGAGGTTGAAATATCAGTGGATGAAACCGAATCTGTAACTACTCCATTTGAGCATTTCTTTATGGTTTCTGAGTTAAACAGATTGGGAGTAAAAATAATTAGTCTCGCTCCAAGATTTATTGGAGATTTTGAAAAGGGAATTGATTATAAAGGTGATATTGAAATTTTCAAACAAGAATATTTAAAGCATGTGAAAATTGCAGAATATTTTGGGTCATATAAAATAAGTTTACATTCCGGAAGTGATAAATTTACTGTGTATAAAGCAATTGGTCAGCTCAAGCGAGGATTTACACATGTTAAAACTGCCGGTACAAGTTATCTGGAAGCTTTAAAAGTTGTGGCTTTTGCTCAACCAAACGAATTTAGAAAAATATTAGATTTTGCCAGAATTGAATTTGAAAAAGAAAAACATTCGTATCATGTTTCCGCTATTTTAGAAAATATTCATTCATCAGAAAATTATACAAATGAGCAACTGCTCGAATTGTTTTGTCAAAATGATGCAAGACAAGTTCTTCATGTAACATTTGGCAAAACGCTTACCACATTGGATGAAAACGGAGATTCATTATTTAAAGATACTATTTTAAAATGCCTAAAGGAGAATGAAGAAGTTCATTATAAATATTTAATTAACCATTTTAGAAATCATTTAAATCCATTTAAATAATATGACGCGAGAAGAAATTAGAAATAAAATTATTGCGAGAAAAGTTGTTGCGGTTATAAGAATGAAAAATTCTTCGCAATTATTAAAAGTTATAGAAGCGATTAAAATTGGCGGAGTTTCTGGAATTGAATTAACGATGACTATCCCAAATGCAATTCAATCAATTGAAATTGCGAACAAAGAATTTGGTGATGAAATATTATTAGGAGTTGGATCAGTTACAAATTCTCAAACCGCAATTGATGCAATAAATGCCGGTGCAAAATTTGTTGTTTCACCTATTTATAAACCGGATGTTGTCCAAACTGTAATTGATAAAAATTTAGTAGTAATTCCAGGATGCTTTTCACCAACAGAAATACAAACTGCATATGAACAAGGTGCGGATTTTGTAAAAATATTTCCAGCAGATAATTTGGGAATGAGTTTTATTAAATCAATAAAAGCTCCGTTGCCACATTTAAAAGTAATTCCAACTGGAGGTGTAACATTGACAAACGCCATCGATTGGATAAACCACGGTGCAAGTGCTGTTGGTATTGGCTCAGCGCTGGTTGATAATAAAGCAATTGAAAATAATGATTTTTTAACTCTCACAAATAATGCTATAAAACTTTGTGAAAATCTGGGAATTAATTAGGGAAAATTATGCAAAAATATTCATTCGAAGATTTAAACGAAAAAGTTTGTGTATTAACCGGCGGCGGTGGAATAATTGGAGCAGTTCTTGCAAAAGGTTTAGCAAGCGTTGGTGTTAAACTTGCAATTCTTGATATTAAAAAAGAATTAGCAGATAATGTTGCAAATGAAATTAACAATATTTATCATACTGATTCTATTGGAGTTGAAGCAAATGTATTAGATAAATCATCTTTAGAAAATGCTAAGAAAATTGTATTAAAAAAATTTGGAAAGATTGATATTCTGATTAATGGAGCCGGCGGAAATTCTCCAAATGCAACAACAAAAGATGAATTTATAACTGATGAAAATATTAATTCTTTGAATGATACTTTTTTTGGGTTAGAACTTGAAGGATTTCAAAAAGTATACAATTTAAATTTTCTTGGTACACTTTTGCCAACTATGGTTTTTGCAAAAGAAATGGTAGAAAAAAAATCCGGAGTTATTCTAAATATTTCTTCAATGAATTCTTTTAGGCCATTAACAAAAATACCAGCGTATTCTGCAGCTAAATCATCTATAAATAATTTTACGGAATGGCTTGCTGTTCATTTTGCAAAAATGAATGTTAGAGTTAATGCAGTTGCACCGGGATTTTTTCTTACAAATCAAAATAGATTTTTACTTATTGATGAAAAGACAAATGAACTTACACAAAGAGGTAAAAAAATTATTGATAATACACCTATGGGAAAATATGGTGAACCGGAAGATTTAATCGGCGGAACTTTATTTTTGCTTTCAGATATTTCCAGTTTTATTACGGGAATTGTTTTACCGATTGATGGCGGATTTAATATTTATAGTGGTGTTTAAAAATAAAATGGAAAATAAATGAGTATAGAATTAAAAAATAATTACAAATATTCTTTGGTTGTGCCCACAAGTATGGGTGTTAGAATTACACCGGCGAATGGTCAGCCGGTTCATAGCAGCGAACAGTTTACTTTATATGTTACCAGTGCAGAAACAAACGTTGCAAGTATTGCTTCATATTTAGGAATGCCGGTAAAAGTCTTAACAACTTTTGTAAAAGATAGCCCAATTGCAAAAATTATTAAATCAAATATAAAATCTAGAAATATGGATTTTGAAGGCAAAGAAATTTCACAAGACGGTCCTTGGGGATATCGTCATCAATTTAATATTGCAGATAGCGGAATTGGCTCGCGCGGACCTAGAGTTCACAATGATAGAGCTGGAGAAGTTGGTCGAACTTTAAACGCAAAAGATTTTGATCTTGAAAAGATATTTAATAAAGATGGAGTTCAAATTTTACATTTATCCGGATTGATTGCAGCGCTTTCTCCGGAGACAAGTAATTTTTGTTTGGAGTTAGCAAGAGCAGCAAAAAAGTATGGAACTAAAATATCATTTGATCTAAATTATCGCGCATCGTTTTGGAAAGGAAGAGAAAAAGAATTATCATCAGCATTTTCTGAAATTGCTTCAGTGTCAGATATTCTAGTTGGTAATGAAGAAGATTTTCAACTTTGTTTAAATATTGAAGGACCGGAAGCTGGTGGAAAAGGTTTGGAAAAAAAAATCGAAAGCTTTAAAGAAATGATAAATAAAGTGAAAGCTAAATATCCAAATACTTCAGTTTATGCAACAACTCTTCGTGAAGTTGAAAATGCCAATAAACATTTGTGGGGAGCAATTATGCTTGAGGGTGAAAATTGGCATATTGTAAACCCAAGAGAAATAAGTGTGTTAGATAGAATTGGCGGCGGAGATGGATTTGTCGGTGGATTGATTTATGGAATTCTGAAAAATTGGGAACCGGAAAAATGGATTCAATTCGGCTGGGCTTCCGGTGCTTTGGCAACAACATTTTTGACCGATTATGCCCAACCGGCAGATGAGGAAATGGTTTGGAGTGTTTGGGAAGGAAATGCTAGAGTTAAAAGATAGTATTTAAACATAAAATGATGGAAAGGTAAGTATAAATGTTATTGTTTGCTCGCGGATCAGAAAATGATGTTCTTGATTCACAAATATTGAGGGAAGCGCTTTTTACTTCTTTTGAAAAATTAGGAAATAAAAATAAAGTTCTTGCTATACCTCCCGATTTTACTCGTTATCATTCACGTGCCGGTGAACTTACAACCATTTCATATGAATATTATAAGAAAAATTTAACTGATATTCTTCCTGCGCTTGGAACTCATTTTGCAATGACGGAAAAAGAAATTGATAAAATGTTTCCGGGAATTCATCATAATTTATTTCGAGTTCATAATTGGAGAAATGATTTAGTTACATTGGGAAAAGTTCCATCGGAATATATAAAAAATGTTTCTGAAGGAAAAGTTGATTATGATTGGCCAGCTCAAGTAAACAAACTTTTAGTTGAAGGAAATTTCGATTTAATTCTTTCAATCGGACAAGTAGTTCCACATGAAGTTGTGGGTATGGCAAATTATAATAAAAATATATTTGTCGGAACCGGCGGAGCTGAAGGTATTAATAAAAGTCATTTCCTTGGTGCTGCATATGGAATGGAACGAATGATGGGCAGAGCTGATACACCGGTGAGAAAAGTTTTAAATTATGCATCAGATAATTTTGCTAATCAACTACCAATTATTTATGTGCAGACGGTTATTGGTAAAGATGAAAATGGTAAATTAGTTGTAAGAGGATTATATATTGGAGATGATTTTGAATGTTTTAAACTTGCTGCAGAATTATCTTTAAAAGTAAATTTTCAAATGCTGGATAATCCATTAAAAAAAGTCATAGTTTTTTTAGATCCATCAGAATTTAAATCAACTTGGCTTGGTAATAAAAGTATTTACAGAACCCGCATGGCTATTAAAGATGATGGTGAATTAATTGTACTTGCTCCGGGTTTAAGAGAATTTGGTGAAGATCCCGGGATAGATAAATTAATTAGAAAATATGGATATGTAACAACTCCCGAAGTTTTGGAGTTAGTAAAAAAAAATGATGACCTAAAAAATAATCTAAGTGCAGCTGCACATTTAATTCACGGTTCTTCAGAAGGAAGATTTAAAATTACTTACTGTCCCGGAAATATTTCTCAAAAAGAAATTGAAAGCGTAAATTTTAATTATGCTGATCTTAATGAAATGTTAAATATTTATAATCCAGAAAACCTAAAAGATGGTTTTAACACTATGCCAAATGGAGAAGAAATCTTTTTCATCTCAAACCCCGCTTTAGGTTTGTGGGCATGGAAAAATAAATTTATTGATTAAAAATAAAGATATCTCAATTGCAAAATCGCTGATTCGATATGAAAAGAGGAGTTGTCATTTCGAATCCGTTGGCTAACAGATGAGGAATCTCGTTTATAAAAAAAATTATGGTAAAAAAAATAAAAATTATTGCAGATGATAAAATTCCATTTCTAGAAGGAGTGCTTGAACCCTTTGCTGATATTGAATATTATCCTGGTAAAGAAATTACAAATAGAATTATAAAAAATGCAGATGCATTAATTACTCGTACAAGAACAAAGTGTAACAAAGATTTTCTTGATGGATCAACAATAAAATTAATTACAACTGCTACAATCGGTTATGATCATATCGATACAAAATATTGTGATGAAATTAATATAAAATGGGTAAACGCACCCGGATGCAATTCATCGTCTGTTATGCAATATATTACTTCTGCATTATTAACCATTGCGAAAAAAGAAAGTATAAATTTAGAAGAAAATACAATTGGAATTATTGGTGTTGGTAATGTTGGAAGTAAAATTCAAAAAGTTGCAGAAATTTTGGGAATGAAAATATTGTTAAATGATCCACCACGAGAAAGAAAAGAAGGAAGCGAAAAATTTTCCTCACTAAAAAAAATAATTGCTGAAGCAGATATTATTACTTTTCATGTGCCGTTAAATAAAGTTGGGATTGATAAAACATATCATTTAGCAGATGATAATTTTTTCAATCAACTAAAGAAAAAACCAATAATCATAAATTCTTCTCGGGGCGAAGTTGTTGAAACCAATGCTTTAAAATCTGCAATAAAAAATAAAAAAATTAGTAATGTAATTTTAGATGTTTGGGAAAATGAACCAAATATTGATTTGGAATTATTAGATCTAATT
The nucleotide sequence above comes from Ignavibacteriota bacterium. Encoded proteins:
- a CDS encoding glycoside hydrolase family 28 protein, translating into MINSNNYIEIKQNTIYLSFVLLLIFICFSCSTNSIEQNIDWNYANEIISQIEIPKFPKKNYNVIEFGAKSDLLFDSKLAIQNAIDKCNENGGGKVIIPEGKYFCAGSIFIKSDVNLHLEKDSEIIFSTNSRDYLPLVLSRWEGVELYNYSALIYAKDQKNIAITGEGILNGNSNNKNWWWWKGKKEYGFKDGMPSQLDSLNRPLLLKMNNKNINLEQRIFGEGKYLRPNFLQTINCKDILIENVTFLDSPMWFLNPVLSENITVRGITVKGKGPNNDGLDPESCKNVLIENCDFDTGDDCIAIKSGRNNDGRRINIPSENIVIRNCKMKDGHGGIVIGSEISGGCKNIFVENCKMDSPNLERALRLKTNKFRGGIIENIFMKDCTIGEVFEAVVKLNLKYDEKTESGDIHFPIVKNIFIENINSKKSKYAFYFDGLEQSQIENIYIKNSNLNGVSEKSILNNVKNISMENVFINNDIYKN
- a CDS encoding LacI family DNA-binding transcriptional regulator — protein: MTSKSIRLSDIAEKLNVSTVTVSKALRNHPDISPQTKKMISKAAAEMGYTPNFMARNLSSRKSNTIGIVVPKIAHFFFGSIIESIYDIAFKNGYEIILTVSQENEEREKKHIQTLLSMRVDGIIISISQETKNYEIFETVKSRGIPIVFIDRIPQIPNIDTVFVDDRGGAFRAVEHIIKLGYKKIGHFAGYSEINIGRQRYLGFEDSMKKYNLPIKKEWVCHGGFGEKYGYDAFMRLYKENNLPDVIFSVTYPVALGIYMAASEVNVRIPDEIDVICFGDAKVQKFLSPPLSCITQPTNLIAEKSMEILLNRINYPEEKPSQNIEIPTELVIRGTCKTFNKK
- the uxaC gene encoding glucuronate isomerase; translation: MSEFILNEDRFFDANPAIRNIARELYFEVKDLPIVSPHGHVEPKIFVENKPFPNPTELFITPDHYVFRMLYSQGISLEELDIPQKDGSRLGKDPRKVWQIFAENYFLFAGTPSGVWLDYEFNKVFGIKEKLNGRNAQKIYDDINEKLQTPEFLPRNLFKQFKIEVLSTTDAATDQLENHKKIKESGWEGKIVPCFRPDGLTNLLNPNWKNEIAELEKLTSLEINNYKNFISALEMRREYFKKNDATSTDHGVVSPNTHKLSQNEADEIFSRALQNNVNEKDANLFTANMLMEMARMSCEDGLTMQIHAGSNRNHNKLIFDKYGADKGCDIPKQTEYTNNLQELLNTYGNNQNFTVIVFTLDETNYARELAPLAGHYPAMKLGPAWWFHDSIEGMTRYRQNITETAGFYNTVGFNDDTRAFVSIPARHDVARRVDSNFLAGLVAKHIISIGDAQILIKELTYNLVKKAYKL
- a CDS encoding SDR family oxidoreductase, which gives rise to MQKYSFEDLNEKVCVLTGGGGIIGAVLAKGLASVGVKLAILDIKKELADNVANEINNIYHTDSIGVEANVLDKSSLENAKKIVLKKFGKIDILINGAGGNSPNATTKDEFITDENINSLNDTFFGLELEGFQKVYNLNFLGTLLPTMVFAKEMVEKKSGVILNISSMNSFRPLTKIPAYSAAKSSINNFTEWLAVHFAKMNVRVNAVAPGFFLTNQNRFLLIDEKTNELTQRGKKIIDNTPMGKYGEPEDLIGGTLFLLSDISSFITGIVLPIDGGFNIYSGV
- a CDS encoding glycoside hydrolase family 88 protein; the encoded protein is MKRLIFIIILFISISTNAQIENSLNPEIQISPKLSWSERIAQSFVLRHPGSVTYDKYMTKNNWNYEQGVMLEAMKKMYEFTGDLQYYKFIKENINQFVNDNGEIKTYKISEFNIDHINAGRALLYLYENEKLEKYKFAIDSLRKQIELHPRTLSGGFWHKKIYPYQMWLDGLFMAQPFYANYSQQFKEDNFDDIFKQFNLMYEKTFDEKTELLHHAWNENKEQKWADKVTGKSQHFWGRSIGWYLMAIVETLDIIDENDSRRNNLINILQNVSEALLKFRDCKTGLWYQIIDMPEREGNYLEASCAAMFTYVFAKGVNKNYLDKKFLVIAKENFYSIIEYHVKIDENGFVNLFNTCAAAGLGGKPYRDGSFAYYISEPTRINDFKGYGPLIYSAIELEKAKVLSK
- a CDS encoding DUF4861 domain-containing protein; translated protein: MIKNIAKIILLIILSINISAQNTEFNLYEEINIDVTNPTNIERNDELVSIYIDDLKTVRSNFNKEAFIIYQNENEIPSQLNNDDFACNLIFVYNFKPNESKTFSVKYLENGKLRRDYKNRTYAELAMKFDAIYKDKKFNGDRFQNFTKVVVPKIHTDHDALFKYEGPGWESEKVGYRFYLDWRNATDIFGKKNNELILHKVGINDVIANDDSYHNMQEWGMDIFKVGNSLGIGSIGMMNNNKIEMLHKTDDVICEITHNGPILSEVKTNYKGWLVGENKFDVVSKYSISAGSRITKSNLLVYENAENITTGLAKHANAEFIKSNQNGDWNYFALYGNQTLNNDNVGIVLFYKNSDLINQGEDELNYFVSLKPNNKKVEYAIAAAWELEKNGIKNKIEFEKYINDELTKLNNPLKVEIK
- a CDS encoding bifunctional 4-hydroxy-2-oxoglutarate aldolase/2-dehydro-3-deoxy-phosphogluconate aldolase, encoding MTREEIRNKIIARKVVAVIRMKNSSQLLKVIEAIKIGGVSGIELTMTIPNAIQSIEIANKEFGDEILLGVGSVTNSQTAIDAINAGAKFVVSPIYKPDVVQTVIDKNLVVIPGCFSPTEIQTAYEQGADFVKIFPADNLGMSFIKSIKAPLPHLKVIPTGGVTLTNAIDWINHGASAVGIGSALVDNKAIENNDFLTLTNNAIKLCENLGIN